The following coding sequences lie in one Pungitius pungitius chromosome 18, fPunPun2.1, whole genome shotgun sequence genomic window:
- the LOC119226614 gene encoding Golgi phosphoprotein 3-like: protein MAALKQRTSGLVQRRNEAIRSAADKDRDSAEEEDEARRGEEEDDDDDKGDSKETRLTLMEEVLLLGLKDREGYTSFWNDCISSGLRGCMLVELALRGRLQLEASGVRRRSLLSRKVICKSDAPTGDVLLDEALKHVKETQPPETVQSWIELLSGETWNPLKLHYQLRNVRERLAKNLVEKGVLTTEKQNFLLFDMTTHPLTNNTIKQRLVKKVQESVLEKWVNDPHRMDKRVLSLILLAHSSDVLENAFAPLQDDQYDLGMKRVHTLLELEPEKESAKPNVNELMWAVVAAFTK from the exons atggCCGCTCTCAAGCAGAGAACCTCGGGCCTCGTCCAGCGGAGGAACGAGGCCATCCGCAGCGCCGCCGACAAGGACAGGGACTccgccgaggaggaggacgaagcgcgccgcggcgaggaggaggacgacgacgacgacaaggGGGACTCGAAGGAGACCAGGCTCACGTTGATGGAGGAAGTGTTGCTCTTGGGCCTCAAGGAccgagag gGCTACACGTCTTTTTGGAACGACTGCATTTCTTCCGGTCTCCGCGGGTGTATGCTGGTGGAGCTGGCCCTCAGGGGGAGGCTTCAGCTGGAGGCCTCCGgcgtgaggaggagaagcctGCTCTCCAGAAAG GTGATCTGCAAGTCTGACGCCCCGACGGGAGACGTGCTGCTGGACGAGGCCCTGAAGCACGTTAAAGAGACCCAGCCTCCAGAGACCGTGCAGAGCTGGATCGAGCTGCTGAGTG GAGAGACCTGGAATCCCCTGAAGCTGCACTACCAGCTCAGGAACGTTAGAGAGCGTTTGGCCAAAAATCTGGTTGAGAAAGGTGTGCTCACCACAGAGAAACAAAACTTCCTGCTTTTTGACATGACCACACATCCGCTCACCAACAACACCATTAAACAG CGACTGGTGAAGAAGGTCCAGGAATCTGTTTTGGAGAAGTGGGTCAACGATCCCCACCGCATGGACAAGCGGGTCCTGTCCCTGATTCTTCTGGCCCACTCGTCCGACGTGCTGGAGAATGCCTTCGCGCCGCTGCAGGACGACCAGTACGACCTGGGCATGAAGAGGGTCCACactctgctggagctggagccggAGAAAGAGAGCGCCAAGCCCAACGTCAACGAACTCATGTGGGCGGTGGTGGCCGCGTTTACTAAATGA